In the Bacillus sp. FJAT-42376 genome, TTTACAGCTTCAATTATTTGCGGGGAGGTTTCCCCGGACAGAACGGCCGCCAGTTCTTCATCGGACAGGTGTCCGTGATAAGTACCGGGGCGTTCTTGCTTTACCTTCAGGTAGTCATCAAAGTAAACCCATTTTGAATAGCTTAATGCCGGATATTGAGGCTCTTCTTTAAAACCAATCGCTTCTTTATAAGCGAGAAGAGGAAGGTTGACTCCGGAGAAAATCGGAAGCCCGATCCATTTCCACACTCTTGTATTCACATCCAGTAATTTATATGTGTCATCCCGTTTGTCATAGACGAATTCAGTTTCTGCAATTCCGTAATACCCTTGTGCTTTTAATATTTCCGCTCCATGAGGGACGAACCGGTCTCCTTCAGCAGATTCGACAAGACAGCCTGTTCCGAAGTTCAGAGGATACTGCTCAAGCTTTCTGCCGATGAACTGTCCTTTAATTTCCCCGTGAATGTCTGTATAGGTGCAGAGAGAATAAAAGTCTGAAAGGGAATTGCTGATGATATCCTGGATGACGACTTCATGTTCAGTCACACTGTGAAGAATCCTTTTGAGTTCATCTTCGCTGTCTGCAACGAAGGCTTTTGTCTGGAATGCTTCATAAAAACTGCGCTGTTCTACTGGTTTTACAATGCAGGGAAAAGGGAGGTCCTCCGGGTAGTTCCCTTCGAATTCTTCCGGATACCATGTGGCCGGAATCGGAATGTTCAAGGACGCGGCCTTTTTATATAGCTTGCGTTTATTCAGCAGAGATTCAACGTTGTCCCACTCGGCAAAGGGAAAGAGATAATAGTCTTCCAGTGTGCTCCGGTATTTGCTGACAAGCAGAACCCATTCATCGTTGCACGGAAACAGCACGCCTTTTTTGGGAAGCCGTCTTCCCATTTCCATCAGCAGCTCAATGAACGCTGCTTCTTCTGTGAACGGGTTGGGACAAAGTGCCGCTGTATGGACATATTTGGACTGAAGACCGACTGCGCGGCCATCCCTGTCCAGGGCGATGACCGGAATGTCTTCCTTTCCGAGAGCCCGTGAAATAGCCAATCCTGTTATATGCGCATTAAATACAACAGTAGGATGCTGATCTTGGGGAAGGGTTTTTAAGTGGTTCCATAATTCTTGTCCCTGTATAAAAAAATCTCTCAATTTCTCCAGCTCCTTTACATTTAAAAAACAATAAAAAACCCCTCTTCCTGAGCAGAAGAGGGGTGGAACAATCTGATGACAGACCGGCTCTTCTCTCATCTTTCAAACACAGAACGTGTTTGCAGGAATTAGCACGGTTTCACCTAAATGTGATCCGTTGCCGAGGCTTCGCAGGGCCATGTCCCTCCGCCTCTCTGGATAAGAGTTATTTTTAGTTAAATTGATCATATGTCCGTTGCGGTTATTTGTCAAGAACTGGACGTTCTGAATTTAATGGGGGTGAATGTCGAAGAGGAAAGGATCGGAATATTTCCTGGAAAATAATTTAGGGGATGGTGTCAATTTTGAGGGAATAGGCAGTAAAAAGGAAACATTTCTCCTTATTAAGATTACGAGTATGATAGATAGTAAAGTTCTCGCTCCATTTGTCAAAAGCTGAAGCTGAGGCATCTGTTGGCGGAGAGATAAAAGTCGGCAAAGAGATCGTGATTGATCTAAGAGTAATATTGGGTATTAAATTGGGAGCAGGAATTGAAAAGCAAAAATAATTAACTAATAGAAGAAATGGAGAATCATAATCATGGAGAAGACAGATTTTAATGCCCTTGAGCTTGAAACTGGCAGAGAATTGCTTCCGATCGGCAGTGTAGTCGAAATTGGACTGGTCCAGCAGGCCTTAATGATTTATGGGAGAAAGCAGGAGCAAGAGAACAACGAAAATAAGGTGTGGGATTATGTAGCCTGTCCTTACCCGCAGGGACACATCGGCCAGGATACCAATGTATTCTTCAATCA is a window encoding:
- a CDS encoding DUF4176 domain-containing protein, with product MEKTDFNALELETGRELLPIGSVVEIGLVQQALMIYGRKQEQENNENKVWDYVACPYPQGHIGQDTNVFFNHSQIEKLVFKGLETKGETALRSKLERMFSGQK